The proteins below come from a single Gordonia sp. X0973 genomic window:
- a CDS encoding TetR family transcriptional regulator, protein MNKADPPRDRQRAGRSKGAERAREPESRAEKKNRTRQALLDTTMELVADRSFSGLSLREVARGAGIVPTAFYRHFTSMEDLGVTLVEDSMRVLRRTLREGRRDLAARNALPTATNSLEILLDHMRDNEAQFRFLVREQHGGVPEIRRAIDTELRLFAKELAIDLARVPDLAKWGAGDLELAADLIVTIMLTAVADLLDGEYRGAAVESEVLDRAKRQLVLVFLGMNDWDATRNV, encoded by the coding sequence GTGAACAAGGCTGACCCTCCACGTGACCGGCAGCGCGCCGGCCGATCGAAGGGGGCCGAGCGTGCGCGCGAGCCCGAGTCCCGGGCCGAGAAGAAGAACCGCACCCGCCAGGCGCTGTTGGACACGACGATGGAGTTGGTCGCCGACCGCAGCTTCTCGGGGCTGAGCCTGCGCGAGGTCGCGCGCGGCGCGGGGATCGTGCCCACGGCCTTCTATCGCCACTTCACGTCGATGGAGGATCTCGGCGTCACCCTGGTCGAGGATTCGATGCGGGTGCTGCGCCGGACCCTGCGCGAGGGTCGTCGAGACCTGGCGGCCCGCAACGCCTTGCCGACGGCGACGAACTCGTTGGAGATCCTTCTCGACCACATGCGCGACAACGAGGCGCAATTCCGCTTCCTCGTCCGCGAACAGCACGGCGGGGTCCCGGAGATCCGCCGTGCCATCGACACCGAGCTGCGCCTCTTCGCCAAGGAGCTGGCGATCGACCTGGCCCGGGTCCCCGACCTCGCGAAGTGGGGGGCCGGCGATTTGGAGCTGGCCGCCGACCTCATCGTGACGATCATGCTGACTGCCGTCGCCGACCTGCTCGACGGCGAATACCGCGGTGCCGCGGTGGAGTCGGAGGTGCTCGACCGGGCCAAGCGACAGCTCGTCCTGGTATTCCTCGGGATGAACGACTGGGACGCGACGCGCAACGTCTGA